In Cicer arietinum cultivar CDC Frontier isolate Library 1 chromosome 7, Cicar.CDCFrontier_v2.0, whole genome shotgun sequence, the genomic window ATCTCACcacatggtaaattttttgatgcacctGTGAATATGAACACTAATAATGCTGCAAGAGCTGTacatgagtacttaggtgcaacatGAGAGGAAACATGTGCtgagattaattataataaatgtgtCCAATATAGATTGCAATAGTTGCGTGATTTATATAGCCGTATCACTCAAACTAACCAATTTAAGTGTGTGGCTAGAACTTATCTATTGCATTTAGTTAGCTGCACTATTTTCGTCGATAAAGCATTtctcttgtattttttatgaatgCTACATAGATGATCAAATGAACAAAAACGATCTCCATAGAGTAGAGGTACAATTGTGAAAAAGGTCGTGCGTTAAGGTTTTATGTTTGGATTCATACTTTTCTTACTCGCTCAAATATTGTTTAAAGTATTTTACCAAAATCTTCGTTAACTTTGTAAATGGATTATGATGTTGTCCATGAGAATTAAGGTGTCATGTGCAAAGTTAAAGAACTTTGTGCCTTAAAAGTTttatatagattttttattctttttataaatcatataaaatgaatTGTTATATCTCATGcattattaatcaatttattaagattttaatacatattaatcaattcATCTTAGATTTTAAGAATAAGataatgataatatattttattatgtttgacaatcaacatatatttgaaTGACAAGATCTCATTCAacaaacatttataaaaaaaattgagatcaaaattgaaatgaaaaattgtTGATAAAAGAGATTCTTATGAAAAATTATGTagtttgttttgttatttttcacaaaattgAGAGGCCAAGTAGTTACAAGATAGGAGAATTgagaaatacatttttttctaagattttaattttatgataaataacATTTGATGTCTCTAAACTTAATTTCAGTAAACGTtctagtcatttatcttttttttttctttttgatttgatcatttattttaatttcaagtaataatttaatcatttatgttttagaatgtcaacaatgttattattttttttactaaaattcatcaatatttttaaataaaacccataaaattaattatcattttcaatataatgcaaatttcattaaatgtataactcaaataaactcatattttcatctccaaaaacatcatattcatcaaataaagaatgaaaatatgagtttatttaaatatttaagttataaatttgataaaatttgtattatattgaagatgataattaattttatggattttgtttaaaaattttgatgaattttttgaattttcgtaaaaaaaaaataacattgttgacattttaaaatataaagatcaaattgtcacttaaaattaaaataaaagatcaaattgaataaaaaattaaataaataactaaaacattaactaaaattaaattaaaaaattgcgGGTGCTATTTAGCTTTaatcttaatatataataaaaagaatctcatcattctttttatatatattcaatcatATGACCACagtaatttttaattgaaaattttggagtcaaagataaaaaagaaaaaacattgaACTACtcaaagttttatattttattacttttaaagtACTGcattttttactatataattttattatataattaaaaaaataatgttcctgaaattttgacCCTAAATATACTTGTGATCGGCTATATGGATGGAATTGATTTGAGTGAACAGATTTAATGGGTCACCCACACCTTTCTAACTCTATAAAATGTTATTGATCACATCGTCCCGTCGTCAAATATCCGATATGGATACTATGAAGAAGTAATGCATATATTTAATCAcaattattatcaattaatttctTATATTTGATCATCGACTATCGATTTCTTTCGTGAGTAAAACGTAGTTAATCGACACAGTTTGATACAATAATGAATGTAAATACTATGTAATAGAGGCAGcgacatatttaaaatattcgtAATTTCGTGGAACtttttagagtgttttacaAAGAACGAGCAAATTAGGtaatttatcctttattttaataataacataaatataattgtttaatatatttttagttatttaaaaatcctaaatgttgCTATGACTTTTCATATATACAGCTTGTTTATGTCCATAACACTTAAAAATGTTATTAAGGACatgtaaaaatgtttaaaattttaaaaattagaggattgcaattttgaaataaaaaatgaggcATGAAAAATGGTGAATTGGCCATATTAAGAGACTAAAAGtgttttaaacttattttttaagaattccGTTAGCTTAGATAATAAAGTAAGCAATATCAACAATTGGTTATTAAATCAATGTTGTTATTTTGTGAACATGCATGACTTATCATATGTGATTATAATATTCAGGTTCGTTTTAATGTTTTTGAAGACTCAAatctaaaaattgaattataaaacaacaaaattttaatattaagatTCAAGATTCTAACATTTGATGGTGGATGGTGATACCTGGTAGGCTGCAACCAATATTACATACCCAGTAGGggaaaattttctatttcagtATTTATTCTAGATATTATgtgcaaatataaaattttagagtgttcaatgtataaaattaaaaatatcaatataatttttcaaatgatatgatatattataaaaagaatTTGAGACCTTTCACTTTAATCAATGATCCACTTATTTCATCAACTTTTTactttaaaagaattaaattaatttttttataatcataaaaataagttcttctaaacaatatataaaacaaaatattgtaAATAGTAATcggaattgaaaaataattcaatataaataaaaacaaattagatcatattgtatttaattttaaaattaaggtttaatttcttcatattttataaTGCCACATTTTGTGTTTTTGCGAATGTTTCTTTGTTTGATtcttaacaattttatttatattgaaaactaattttataatttatcgtACACAAATTATAGCATATCTATATTGAGACAATGTATCTTTATGAGAAGTTTATGCTCTTAgctatttaatatataatggttattctttaacaaatttttttaaagctcACAACGACGCTGAAGATAATCTACTAATCGTATCCTTAATCTTTCCACTTACCTCTCAAATGATATAAATTACGTCATTAATAATCATTTTTGATATTACAATTTACTATAATTTGTATCTATATAGATTCATAATCCTAACAAGTAACAACAGTTTcttttaatatgttttaatgtttgttttagTCTCTGTATaactcatatttaattaatttaaatcaaatattctatatattatCGAGACTTAGCTAAATctgattatatttaaaaaaagaaatttaaaacgttaaaaaattgataattcatatatatttgagaggatagaaaattaaaaaaaaaaatcaaaaactaaagcaattttgttaatatatatatttaaacagattaaaaacatattttaatctaaaataaaataacaaaagtaaagaaaaataaaatgagatatatatttttcttgcaaCGAATCTGTGTCCCAAacagataaaatataaaatgtgtaTAAGAAAATTGTACAGGAAGTCACAATTATGTATCGAAGAGGAATAAGGCAAATAGAAGAAACCCACGCGGCAAAAAATGCACGAGAGGGGAATGAATGGCACCAAACCACGTCAttcaaaatcattattacaaaatgacaaaaattatTCCCACAAAAACACTGTTTTATTTTAGACCATTTACCCTTACCCTTACCCTTACCCTTACCCTTACCCCTACCCCACCACTCACTGCTCAGCTTCTATTTCTTACCGGGTTCCGCCACGTGTTGCGGGTCACACTACCCGTAGGGTGACGGTAACGAAACGCAATGTTCACAAATCGACGTTCCAGATTTGTTTCTTTAATAAATACTCAACGGCTCTGATCTTCCGAGGAAACGCATATGAAATGATTCTCCCTCTTTGCTTTGTTCGCACGCGAGGGTACAGCGTGCCTTTGCCGTGGCCCACGAGTTTCCGACTCAGATTTACCTCACTCTAACCCTAGAGATGTCGGTCATCTATTTCATTTGACTCAAAATTTATCTATGTAACTATAtactattatataaaaataaattcagttttttttttttttgtaattaaacataaataaccATAaccattataattataattatagggaatttcttaaaaacaatataatatttttaaaattcaaatttgaaaatatataacatGAATATTACGTaacattgaaatttaaatatggTTAAATAATAGAGAAACTATTAAAAGTGAAGCAAATGAATTGATATAAAACATGTATAACAAGATACATACAAcgaaatataatagaaaaagtAACTAGACGAACATGGTACTTAGTGCTCATTTGGATCCTAAGATTATTAAATTAGTATAGCTGTCCTTCGTGTTTGGTGATTTAATTGAGATGATTAATTTGATAGAGACATTCTTATTATCACAAACTAACTTTGTGTTAAAAACTTATATTATACGATGTTTAAGAGTAAAAGTGTTGATTTGTTTAttgcaataaatatttttgttgttattatacCGTACTTCCCTGGGAATAACTCGTACCTttactttaaattttgtttgaccTACACTTTCAATTGGAGAACAAATAGTGGGTAATAATTTTTAAGACAGTGGGTAATATTTTCTATCTGTCGTGGTAATTTTGCCACTGATGAGTTTTTTACTCTTTAAGGGTTTGGTTCAAATGAAATAAGATGAGAGCCTGAGAGGAGCTGAAAGATTTTAATAGAAGGAAGAGGAGTAGAGAATAAGAAGAATAAAAATGTGATTGGTTTAAAATAGGAGAGAGAAGTTTTAATATTATGGTGGTTTATTTAAAGgaaataatgtttttaattttttttttttatattgaatttctCTCCTATTGAAAATTGAACcaagtatattttatttaaaatataacattgcTATATATGTTCTAATCAAACACACccataataaaaattgattgtaaatgaaaaaatagattttattcaattgatgttggttaaatgtaattttttttatttgattatttagaaacataaaatattaaaccaatgatccaataaatttaaagatccaattgaaatcaatcaaattaattttttttatattcaagtcTAAATCAAACTAATTAAACTGAGCCTTTATTAGTTTGAACATTGAGTTTATGTCATTCATCATTTAAGATTATGGttaaacaataatattttattattatttattattttttagatttttaaaataaatttattaaatttttaaaattgtcaaTCCTATTCCAATGAGTTGTTCATCTTTTTTAGTTTACTATGAATTTCATGAAAATATACCATAAAATTCCAACCaatccaaattaatatttttcttgatttaatttattttcttccaaAAGTCAATGAaaccaattatttataatagtagatgtatttatataaatatcagttaaataataaatttgaagttAAATATTAGAATTATGTTAACATGTATCTTTAGaacatatattaataattgacacatgttaataattataaataatagttgcacaatttaagaaagaaaaatacacaaattttaatacaaaaaattaatatttaatacaaaaaCAATTTATCTATATTACATATCAGCATTTCTCAAATCGTAAACATCAACTTCAAATAGAGCCTACTTTTTTAGTATAATTTAAATCCTACTTAGGAGACAAAATTTGTTCCAAATTCAACAAAAATGtatcaaaactaattttattatgtgACAAACTATACCATAAttggtatttaaaaataaaccaaTACAACATGATGACTAATAACCCAATACAACACGAGTCgccttttaaaaatagaaattatgatttttttcaattattacgattaaaattataacttaGGTAATTatgaattaacaaaatttaagaaaaacaagaaagatTTATGTTCTGAGcgtacatatttttttttttataattaattcaattgaaTATCCTGACCATAAATTTGTGATATATCTGTccaattaaatttgaattggAAATGTAACTTGTTTGACATAATTCTTTTCTAGTGTGAATAGACGAATAGtgatgagagagagagagagagagagagagagaacgtAGTATTGTGATTCTATTTGAAGACTCATCTTGTGGTGATAGTTAACTCATCCTCATCCTCTCCAAAATATCATATATAGATCTCTCCCATTTCTCTAAAATGTTACATGTTTTataatctttattattatttcagtCACCATCCTCCCCAAAAACCATAAAAGAGAAGCTTCCATTTCACCTTCAAAATCACTCAGTCACCATTTTGCACTTATCCATAAGCTTCTAGCACTTTCTAAAACAAACTCTTTGGAAATGCTTCTAGATGAAGTTTTCatctattttgttgttgttgagctATAAGCCATAAAACCCATTTCATTTTgtcttataaaaaaacataacctAAATCTTTGTCCTTTTTTACTTTCTCCTCACTAGTGGTTCTTTTTTGCCACATCTTCAAAATCCAACATAAATAACAACCCATTTGAATCTTACTACATCCAAAACTCTCCAATCCCTAAAAAGCTTTGAACTTTCttgaaaaatcaattaaaaaaagaaaccccttatttcattttttctacTGAAAATTCAACTAAAATCAAACAAAGTTTGTTCCTTTTTGTGACAGAAAGATGCAAGACCCAACAACATTCCAACCCATGAAACCCCATTTTCCAGAACAAGAACAACTAAAATGTCCACGTTGTGAATCAAACAACACAAAATTCTGCTACTACAACAACTACAATCTCTCACAGCCACGCCATTTTTGCAAAAACTGTAAAAGGTATTGGACAAAAGGTGGTGCTTTGAGGAACATTCCTGTTGGTGGTGGAACAAGAAAAGCTACAAAACGTTCTTCAACTTCAAAACGCTCaacttcttcatcttcttcttctccatCACCATCAATTGTAACTTCTTCAGCACAAGCTTCGGTTTCAGAATCTGACCCGACCCAGATTCATGTTAACCCGGTTGAGATTGGTGGTGGGAGTTTTAGTTCGCTTCTTTCATCAACTGAGCGATTTGGGAACCTTTTTGAGGGTCTGAATTCAAATGGGTCGGGTTTGAAAATGGTGCAAATGGGAGAATTTGGTGAGAATTTGAATTGTGACCCGGTTGTGAATTCGGGTCATAACCCGAATAGTACGCTTGGTGAATCAGATACTTTTTTGGGTTTGCAAAATGGTGATTCAAGTTGTTGGAATGGTAACCATGGTTGGTCTGATCTTGCAATATATACACCTAGCTCAAGTTATCAGTAGAAGggatttgaaaaaattgagtCTTTTTGGCTTAATCTATAGTTtcttaaattatgtttaatttgttccaatattttatttaatatactcCTATAATATGGTTTTTGTAAAGAGTTATATGATTTGTACAAGTTTATGCTTTATGGATCGCATGACATGGAGGATCATACATTAGAGGATTACTAATTCAGGAACCTCTAGCTAGgtaaatcctttttttttttttttttttttttttttttttttttttttttttttttttttttttttttttttttttttttttttttttttttttttttttttttttttttttttactttcttttatatttttaatatttttatgtgcatGCTTGTGAATTGTGTTGTTTACCATAATGGTATTggtaattgaaacaaaaatgttaatttttgtgGGGAGGGATGTGAATGTTACTTTTGTGATTGGGGTGATCATCAAATGTAACATTATTTTTTGCCTAGCTTTTGATGAATCCATGGATATTTGGAAGTTTGCATGTGAACTTTTGATCATTAtgaatatctagatatttgggaATTTGAAGATGAATGTGGGGAATTCAAAGTACAATAGTGACTTAAAGTTAAGCCTTATTTGTACATTCTCAATGGAGGGAATGACAACTGACACCTTGTTTGTTTCTTTACTCTCAAGTTTCCATCTTAGTGAttgttattttacaaatttactCCTTCAAGATTCAAATTTATGGCTTTGTTTGCTTTCCATGTTTTGTTTAGCTTTTATCAATGGATTTCATTCATGCGGTCACATTTCATTTTAGTTTGAATTAGACTCTAATTCATTGTTAATTATCGAGTTCTACTAAGTATATGGTAAAAATAAAGTGCCATATTAAAAGAGGAACTCCAATGTCAATCAAATAAATTCGTTATAGTTCATGTTAAAAGACATAATTTTATTGGGCCTTAGCCTCTTTTTACTACAAATAAaagacaaatttaattaaaatgacttGCCAATATCTCCAAAAGAATGCACAAATCCTACTTTAATGACTAGTTCTAGTTGAATTGATTGGGATGATGAAGTGTCTTGTTGTTTAATAGTTGATGATGATTTTGTTAGTTCTCAAGTGGTCTCCACATGCCATAATGTGTTTAAGATGGGAATGCAGGGTTGTCCTCCAAGTTACCATTTCATTTACAACCCTTCACATGTGTGGGGTTTGATATAAACAAAGTTTGGCCAAGATTGGTGTATGGATTTAATTTGCGGGAGTTGTggaaatttaattaattagtattgATGTACTCTTTTCTTTCCCATATGTagtgttttttttaagttatatatctccttccattctataatgaattataaaaagaaattacctaaaaaatgaatgatattttattttatttatatatttttctgaaTTTATGTTAAATACTCAGATGAGTAATTTTTGTTGTGAGATGGAGgaagtaaatatttttcaaaaaaaaattaataataataaatatatgaatgtatatgatagaataaattttatttactgaAAATCTAATGTGTCTAATTAAATTACTagtgataattaattaattcttttGGAGATATTAGCAagtcatttgttaaaaaaatatgtcattttTATTACTCCTACCTTATtcatgaaatataataattaacttttatgaataaataaatacataaaattaattaaaaagtggTCAGTCAAGTTTTATGAATGAATAAGGTTGGATTAATAAAGTTAATTAAGTCAATTaataacttattattattattattattttaaaattaattatagtatgatttaaaattaattaactttatctgttgataaatactaaaattaattaaccttttgggatctaatatattaataaataaaagttaattaattctACCATGtataactttattatttttacaatacaTTTTCATTAATCTAGACTTAATTTTTCAGATAACTCTTTCTTTATTAAACGAGTTTCATGAAGAACAATCTAAAGAAttcgattaatattttattaattattttgtgaaAAGGTGTGAGGtagtttgtttttgtttatatatatatatgaaaggaGAGGGAGTATGAGTTAGAGATCAATTTGGGGCAGTGGGGTAGTCATTTCCTCCATCATGTCAGAATCAGTCTAACCATATTTATGAATTGTGTCCTGACAATTTTATGCCATGAATGGAttaagtttagaagaagaaaaaaaaagaaggaaaaatttGGAATTCTTTAAATGAAACTTTCACTAATTTTGTCTTTAatttgaggaaatgaaaatatttttttcaaccataaatatatttcttttgagaaaatttaatcataaaataaataaaaataatactacaATAAACTTTTTGGCTCGATTCATTGAATGATTTCATTTAATGTCCAAACGTTAGTGTCAAAGTGATGAAGaaaactcaaacaaatattGTCTTAAAAGTCATCCATCACCACAAAGGAAAACGTGTTTTTGGAATCAAATGGATGGAAATTAACATCAATTGCTCATTAGATGTCAACTCAAAGGTGTAATTATTTACTTCTGCCCAACATTGAATGAAAGGGAGAAATAGAAATTGTTCTCATGAATTTTCAAACTTTGCCATTTTTAGATGAGAATCGATATACAAGCATTGTGTCTTTGACTTGATGACCATAAATGACCAATAAATAAGGGATAGTTTTGCTTGCTTGCTTCCTCTAATCAAATGGTACGTCCACCTCAACTTGAAGATAAGTTAGGTTAGGGTGGCTTTTAGCCTCCTACCCCATTTTGTAATATTCATCCATTTTTAGACCCATTTTGAATTGGAGTTGACTTCTTAAAGTgtctttgattttatatatttatgactCACTTGTTTGTGTTGCATATCTAAGAaaacaatcaataaaatttacttCATTCCTTCCTTTtcaagtattattttttatactcaaAGTTTATAACAgcattaattattgttttattaaaattatatctaACTATTAtagtagaaaataaataagtaaattgaaaaatgattagttaaagatattataagaaaaagatagatgattttattaaaaattagaaaacttAATAGTTTTTTTAGTATTCATTAATAACCAATGATGAAGTTCAGTACAAATTTAACGAAAGAGTCAAatgtaaagaaaaataaataatttttttaataaaaacttattaaatttaactaataagtaaaaaaatcataataatttttacttatatatttatcaatcaagtgaattattttttattttcatgttcatACAAATTTTggcaaataaatttatttgaagtatttatatatatatatatatataattaaaataattaactataaaaaaaataccaattCAATAAAAAAGAGATAACCTTGGCCTAAACCATAAATCCTAACTCCAAACTTAGTAATTTTAAacgaaaattaaaataagaatagaaGTAATActagataatttaattttttagcttTCAAGagtttaagaataaaaaaaaaaggctttCAAAAGTTTACAGATGAaattatctaattaaatttaaagtgtATCGATAATATTAACGTTTGAATTAGCTCACCGTTAACTTTAAGAGTTTTGTACCAGGCACCCCCCCAATTTGACCTGCCACCCCCCAGTTATGATTAAAAGACAATTTTACCCTCTATCACatatataaaaaccaaaaaaaaattttaccCACACTTTTCACCAAATCATTCGAACATTTCAAATATTCGATCCAGATTCAACCCAACCTTCGAAGATCTCAAAGATTCGAAACGCAAAAGTAAGTTTCCTTTCGAAAATTtgcaatttttgaaactttcgaaatgcatttgTAAGATTCGAAACAgaagaaagtttcgaaagtttccttgaatttgaaaccttcgaaatgcaTTCCTCGAACattttgaaatcttcgaaacaagaaactttcgaaagtttcttgaatttgaaatcttcgaaatgcaAGGCCAggggaaactttcgaaatgttctgggaaagtttcgaaacacagtttcgaaactttggatctgggaaagtttcgaaacacaGTTTCAAAGGTTTGGATCTGGGAAAGATTCGAAACGTacgtttatatattatttataattttttgaaacNNNNNNNNNNNNNNNNNNNNNNNNNNNNNNNNNNNNNNNNNNNNNNNNNNNNNNNNNNNNNNNNNNNNNNNNNNNNNNNNNNNNNNNNNNNNNNNNNNNNNNNNNNNNNNNNNNNNNNNNNNNNNNNNNNNNNNNNNNNNNNNNNNNNNNNNNNNNNNNNNNNNNNNNNNNNNNNNNNNNNNNNNNNNNNNNNNNNNNNNNNNNNNNNNNNNNNNNNNNNNNNNNNNNNNNNNNNNNNNNNNNNNNNNNNNNNNNNNNNNNNNNNNNNNNNNNNNNNNNNNNNNNNNNNNNNNNNNNNNNNNNNNNNNNNNNNNNNNNNNNNNNNNNNNNNNNNNNNNNNNNNNNNNNNNNNNNNNNNNNNNNNNNNNNNNNNNNNNNNNNNNNNNNNNNNNNNNNNNNNNNNNNNNNNNNNNNNNNNNNNNNNNNNNNNNNNNNNNNNNNNNNNNNNNNNNNNNNNNNNNNNNNNNNNNNNNNNNNNNNNNNNNNNNNNNNNNNNNNNNNNNNNNNNNNNNNNNNNNNNNNNNNNNNNNNNNNNNNNNNNNNNNNNNNNNNNNNNNNNNNNNNNNNNNNNNNNNNNNNNNNNNNNNNNNNNNNNNNNNNNNNNNNNNNNNNNNNNNNNNNNNNNNNNNNNNNNNNNNNNNNNNNNNNNNNNNNNNNNNNNNNNNNNNNNNNNNNNNNNNNNNNNNNNNNNNNNNNNNNNNNNNNNNNNNNNNNNNNNNNNNNNNNNNNNNNNNNNNNNNNNNNNNNNNNNNNNNNNNNNNNNNNNNNNNNNNNNNNNNNNNNNNNNNNNNNNNNNNNNNNNNNNNNNNNNNNNNNNNNNNNNNNNNNNNNNNNNNNNNNNNNNNNNNNNNNNNNNNNNNNNNNNNNNNNNNNNNNNNNNNNNNNNNNNNNNNNNNNNNNNNNNNNNNNNNNNNNNNNNNNNNNNNNNNNNNNNNNNNNNNNNNNNNNNNNNNNNNNNNNNNNNNNNNNNNNNNNNNNNNNNNNNNNNNNNNNNNNNNNNNNNNNNNNNNNNNNNNNNNNNNNNNNNNNNNNNNNNNNNNNNNNNNNNNNNNNNNNNNNNNNNNNNNNNNNNNNNNNNNNNNNNNNNNNNNNNNNNNNNNNNNNNNNNNNNNNNNNNNNNNNNNNNNNNNNNNNNNNNNNNNNNNNNNNNNNNNNNNNNNNNNNNNNNNNNNNNNNNNNNNNNNNNNNNNNNNNNNNNNNNNNNNNNNNNNNNNNNNNNNNNNNNNNNNNNNNNNNNNNNNNNNNNNNNNNNNNNNNNNNNNNNNNNNNNNNNNNNNNNNNNNNNNNNNNNNNNNNNNNNNNNNNNNNNNNNNNNNNNNNNNNNNNNNNNNNNNNNNNNNNNNNNNNNNNNNNNNNNNNNNNNNNNNNNNNNNNNNNNNNNNNNNNNNNNNNNNNNNNNNNNNNNNNNNNNNNNNNNNNNNNNNNNNNNNNNNNNNNNNNNNNNNNNNNNNNNNNNNNNNNNNNNNNNNNNNNNNNNNNNNNNNNNNNNNNNNNNNNNNNNNNNNNNNNNNNNNNNNNNNNNNNNNNNNNNNNNNNNNNNNNNNNNNNNNNNNNNNNNNNNNNNNNNNNNNNNNNNNNNNNNNNNNNNNNNNNNNNNNNNNNNNNNNNNNNNNNNNNNNNNNNNNNNNNNNNNNNNNNNNNNNNNNNNNNNNNNNNNNNNNNNNNNNNNNNNNNNNNNNNNNNNNNNNNNNNNNNNNNNNNNNNNNNNNNNNNNNNNNNNNNNNNNNNNNNNNNNNNNNNNNNNNNNNNNNNNNNNNNNNNNNNNNNNNNNNNNNNNNNNNNNNNNNNNNNNNNNNNNNNNNNNNNNNNNNNNNNNNNNNNNNNNNNNNNNTACACCATACGATGATGATCGAGCTAATCATCCGTTTGAAGATATTTCGATGTTCTCTGGTTATCTTCGATGTGGTGGAGTCTCAGTCCCATATTTGCCGGAGCGATGTCTTCGACAATTTGGTCGTATTCAGTGCATCCCGCATGATGTTCCTCCCAGGCCCCCCAGTATAGATTGGGTGTGGCAGACTACTCTGTGGTCATCTGTATCGGTATTTCGGAGGCTATATCATGTTGCGAGTTTTCCTGGAGAGGTCACTGAGGACTATTATCCATGGTACATGTCTGTGTCACATCCTCTGATCATTCCTCGGTCTACTGCACATGCGGGTACATCC contains:
- the LOC101500390 gene encoding dof zinc finger protein DOF1.7, producing MQDPTTFQPMKPHFPEQEQLKCPRCESNNTKFCYYNNYNLSQPRHFCKNCKRYWTKGGALRNIPVGGGTRKATKRSSTSKRSTSSSSSSPSPSIVTSSAQASVSESDPTQIHVNPVEIGGGSFSSLLSSTERFGNLFEGLNSNGSGLKMVQMGEFGENLNCDPVVNSGHNPNSTLGESDTFLGLQNGDSSCWNGNHGWSDLAIYTPSSSYQ